A single genomic interval of Streptococcus suis harbors:
- a CDS encoding alpha-galactosidase produces MNVIEIYNEKQIFHLKTREFSYIIQVLETGDLVHRYFGKKIEKFSDGNKITYLDRSFSPSPITGDRTYSLDVLPLEYSSNGLGDFRTSALDVRNEFGVTLDLKYKEYRLYKGKKELRGLPASFGNQEEVESLEIDLYDQLTDVTVTLQYSVFEEASYLARSATIQTGKYPCKLEKVLSATLDFPHQDFIVHSLAGRYAYEKEWTQTPLTKGQYSIGSIRGASSHSRTPFLALASPDASEDKGDVYAAHLVYSGNFTAFVETTAMETSRLGLGLESHYFSWQLDKDDRFQTPEVLLSYTDKGFTGMTQNSHHFITKHLIRSSFVNKPRPILINNWEATYFEFTEEKILQLAQVASRAGIELFVLDDGWFGKRNNDESSLGDWKVNLDKLPNGLNGLADRINELGMKFGLWFEPEMISIDSDLYREHPDWAIRTEGRLPIYSREQLVLDLTKQEVCDYIIDSVSSILESANISYVKWDMNRNITNIPEGLANDQRFEFHHRYMLGLYRVLDHLTKRFPDILFESCAGGGGRNDLGIMYYMPQAWASDDTDAIERLSIQEGTSLIYPPSSIGAHVSAVPNHQVGRITPLATRGNVAMMGGAFGYELDLTKLSEKELDEISQQIETYHSIRETIQFGQLYRLKKTSNTWAANYVGQDKNQVVFTFVKILAKPEAPLLYVRLKGLDPAALYECPQLGETFYGDELMNIGLTMPHVQNDYFSVQYIFNKI; encoded by the coding sequence ATGAATGTGATTGAGATTTATAATGAAAAACAGATTTTTCACCTGAAAACAAGAGAATTCTCTTATATCATCCAAGTGTTGGAAACAGGCGATCTGGTTCATCGTTATTTTGGGAAAAAAATCGAAAAATTTAGCGATGGAAACAAAATAACATATTTAGATCGATCGTTTTCTCCGAGTCCAATTACTGGGGATAGGACATACTCATTGGATGTCCTCCCACTCGAATATTCCAGCAATGGTCTGGGAGATTTTAGAACCTCAGCATTAGATGTTCGGAACGAATTTGGAGTCACTCTTGACCTAAAATACAAAGAGTATCGATTATACAAGGGGAAAAAAGAACTGAGGGGATTACCAGCAAGTTTTGGAAATCAAGAAGAGGTAGAGAGTCTTGAAATTGATCTTTACGATCAGTTGACAGATGTTACCGTAACACTTCAGTATTCTGTTTTTGAAGAAGCTTCCTATCTCGCACGGTCAGCTACAATTCAAACTGGCAAATATCCATGCAAACTAGAGAAGGTCTTGTCTGCAACGCTTGATTTTCCACATCAAGATTTCATTGTTCACAGCTTGGCAGGACGTTATGCTTATGAAAAAGAGTGGACACAGACCCCATTGACAAAAGGTCAGTATTCGATTGGTAGCATTCGAGGTGCTTCAAGTCACTCAAGAACACCCTTCTTAGCACTAGCCTCACCCGATGCAAGTGAGGACAAGGGCGATGTTTATGCAGCCCACCTTGTCTATAGCGGCAACTTTACAGCATTTGTCGAAACGACAGCCATGGAAACCAGTCGATTGGGACTAGGATTGGAAAGTCACTATTTCTCATGGCAATTGGATAAGGATGACCGGTTTCAAACTCCAGAAGTTCTCTTATCATACACTGATAAAGGATTTACTGGTATGACACAAAATAGTCATCACTTTATCACAAAACACCTCATTCGATCATCGTTTGTAAACAAACCAAGGCCCATTTTAATCAACAACTGGGAAGCAACCTATTTTGAATTTACAGAAGAAAAGATTTTACAGTTAGCTCAGGTTGCAAGTCGAGCTGGTATTGAATTGTTTGTTCTGGATGATGGTTGGTTTGGTAAACGAAACAATGATGAAAGTTCATTGGGCGATTGGAAAGTCAATTTGGATAAGTTGCCAAATGGTTTGAATGGTTTAGCAGACCGAATAAATGAGCTTGGCATGAAATTTGGACTGTGGTTTGAACCAGAGATGATTTCTATTGATAGCGATCTTTATCGTGAGCATCCTGATTGGGCAATTCGCACAGAAGGACGCTTACCAATCTACAGCCGAGAACAATTAGTTTTGGATTTGACCAAGCAGGAAGTCTGTGACTACATCATTGATAGCGTCTCTTCCATATTAGAATCAGCCAATATTTCTTATGTAAAATGGGATATGAACCGTAATATCACCAATATCCCTGAAGGTTTAGCAAATGACCAGCGCTTTGAGTTCCACCATCGTTACATGCTAGGTCTCTACCGTGTATTAGACCACCTCACAAAGCGGTTCCCGGATATTCTTTTCGAATCCTGTGCAGGCGGTGGAGGTCGTAATGATTTGGGAATCATGTATTACATGCCACAAGCTTGGGCAAGTGATGATACAGATGCGATTGAGCGCTTATCTATTCAAGAAGGTACTAGTTTGATTTATCCCCCTTCCTCAATTGGTGCACATGTTTCTGCCGTTCCGAACCATCAGGTTGGTCGGATCACACCTCTTGCTACACGAGGCAATGTGGCAATGATGGGAGGAGCATTTGGTTACGAGCTGGATTTAACGAAACTTTCGGAAAAGGAATTGGATGAAATCAGTCAGCAAATCGAAACCTATCACTCCATTCGTGAAACTATCCAATTCGGTCAGCTCTACCGTCTGAAAAAGACGAGCAATACCTGGGCTGCCAATTATGTTGGTCAAGATAAGAATCAAGTGGTCTTTACATTTGTAAAAATTCTTGCCAAGCCAGAAGCGCCTTTGCTTTATGTTCGGTTGAAGGGGCTAGACCCAGCTGCCCTATATGAATGCCCTCAATTAGGGGAAACTTTCTACGGGGATGAATTGATGAACATTGGACTCACCATGCCCCATGTTCAAAATGATTATTTTAGTGTACAATATATTTTTAACAAAATCTAG
- a CDS encoding carbohydrate ABC transporter permease: MNQKGFIAKYWPYLFVAIPIGLQLIFFFYPLLTGIYYSLTDWNGLTSDFSLIGVQNYLDILKNPDFYTSMTFTIIFTIGLVIGEIVIGIWLASLLNRKIKAVGFFRTWYFFPAVLSTVTLGLIFVQLFNYGFTQIGEILHIDWLMENLLVQENTVIPAVLFVALWQGLAMPVIIFLSGLQSIPEDVKEAAAIDGATRSQQFFNIELPFLLPSISMVFILAMKSGLTAFDLIFALTSGGPDGKTESLGLLVYNYAFVDNKFSYANALAVVLFIFIIVISLIQMRISKKFEI; the protein is encoded by the coding sequence ATGAATCAAAAAGGTTTTATTGCCAAATATTGGCCCTATCTATTTGTTGCCATACCAATTGGTCTACAGTTAATCTTTTTCTTCTATCCCTTATTAACGGGAATCTATTATAGTCTGACGGATTGGAATGGATTGACATCAGATTTCAGCTTGATTGGCGTTCAAAACTATCTAGATATCTTGAAGAATCCTGATTTTTATACGTCTATGACTTTTACCATTATCTTCACCATTGGTTTGGTCATCGGAGAAATTGTTATAGGGATTTGGTTGGCTAGTCTCCTCAATCGTAAGATTAAGGCGGTTGGTTTCTTTAGAACATGGTATTTCTTCCCAGCAGTGCTATCCACAGTCACTTTAGGCTTGATTTTTGTTCAATTGTTCAACTATGGTTTTACACAGATTGGAGAAATCCTTCATATCGATTGGTTGATGGAAAACTTATTGGTACAAGAAAATACTGTAATTCCAGCCGTACTCTTTGTTGCTCTCTGGCAAGGGTTGGCTATGCCAGTCATCATCTTCTTGTCTGGTTTACAAAGTATTCCAGAAGATGTGAAAGAAGCAGCTGCAATCGATGGTGCAACACGCTCTCAACAATTCTTCAATATTGAACTTCCATTCTTATTACCATCTATCAGTATGGTTTTTATCTTGGCAATGAAGTCAGGTTTGACAGCATTTGACCTTATCTTTGCACTGACAAGTGGTGGCCCAGACGGCAAAACAGAATCCTTGGGTTTACTCGTTTACAACTATGCCTTTGTAGACAACAAATTCTCTTATGCCAATGCTTTGGCTGTAGTACTCTTCATCTTCATTATTGTCATCTCATTGATTCAGATGAGAATTTCGAAGAAATTTGAAATTTAG
- a CDS encoding AraC family transcriptional regulator, which produces MNILNIYNELDSHNFDLNVDHYGAEQCDKGYSFGPTIRDNFVLHFITKGKGKILVDGKTSYLAAGDLFILPKDVSIFYQADDIDPWTYIWVGFSGSRAKDLLNQSQLLENYYLHSNLESPILGYMHQINHVQMHPIPSITELVLIGYLNQLLAALIEEFPSETLIKPETQTKHYVQQAIKMIHNHYAHPIKVSEIADFLALSRSYLYKIFKQETGYSIKDYILQVKMNRSCQLLEDASRSITEIAYSVGYQDPLTFSAAFKNYFHMSPTKFRKIQKNKD; this is translated from the coding sequence ATGAATATTCTGAATATCTATAACGAGCTTGATAGTCACAACTTTGACCTAAATGTAGACCATTACGGTGCCGAACAATGTGACAAGGGCTATTCCTTCGGTCCTACTATCCGTGATAATTTTGTCCTGCATTTTATTACAAAAGGAAAAGGGAAAATTCTTGTTGACGGAAAAACAAGCTACCTTGCTGCAGGCGATTTGTTTATTCTTCCAAAGGATGTTTCCATTTTCTATCAAGCTGATGATATAGACCCGTGGACCTATATATGGGTTGGTTTTAGTGGTTCACGAGCAAAAGACCTACTTAATCAAAGTCAACTGCTAGAAAACTACTACCTCCACTCCAATCTAGAGTCACCAATTCTAGGCTACATGCATCAGATTAACCATGTTCAGATGCATCCCATCCCCTCTATCACAGAATTGGTCTTAATTGGCTACCTCAACCAACTCTTAGCAGCACTCATCGAGGAATTTCCCAGTGAAACATTAATTAAGCCTGAAACACAAACCAAGCACTATGTTCAGCAAGCCATCAAGATGATCCATAACCACTATGCCCATCCAATTAAAGTTTCTGAAATAGCAGATTTTCTAGCTTTAAGCCGAAGCTATCTCTATAAAATTTTTAAGCAGGAAACTGGCTATTCTATCAAAGATTATATTTTACAAGTAAAAATGAATCGTTCTTGTCAACTATTAGAAGATGCTTCTCGGAGTATCACTGAAATCGCCTATTCTGTCGGATACCAAGACCCTCTCACCTTCAGTGCGGCCTTCAAAAATTATTTCCATATGAGCCCGACAAAATTTAGAAAAATACAAAAAAATAAGGATTAG
- a CDS encoding extracellular solute-binding protein, with protein sequence MKMKTFLKCASVCAFASFLVACGNASSSDKVEIEYFSQKPEMQATLQEIIDDFEKENPTIDVKFSNVPDAGTVLKTRMANNEAPDVINIYPQNADFKAYAADGRFLEIGDDAGLSHLKDGAVTPYLVNEKNYTLPLTANAYGIYYNKDKFKELGLEVPTTYAEFVALVDKIKADGSAAPFALSLNDAWSLNGYHQLAWVTVAGGFDGAEDILIRSAKGAIQDDATTKAVLERLQLLKDNGQKGATGALYADAVAAFAAGDALMLPQGTWAATAVNQQEPEFEYGMFTFPGDKEGGDYTIGAADLALSISADTEHPEESKKFLEYLSRPEVIQKYYDVDGSPTSVEGVDTEGKFEETAGVTQYAFTDKHVVWLQSEWESEDEFWNITVEMVKNPNSAELVKKLNAFFDPMKK encoded by the coding sequence ATGAAAATGAAAACATTTTTAAAATGTGCGTCAGTTTGTGCCTTTGCCAGCTTCTTGGTTGCTTGTGGGAATGCAAGTAGTAGCGATAAGGTAGAAATAGAATATTTCTCACAAAAACCTGAAATGCAGGCTACTCTTCAGGAAATTATTGATGATTTCGAAAAAGAAAATCCTACGATTGATGTTAAATTTTCAAATGTACCAGATGCAGGAACTGTTCTGAAAACCCGTATGGCAAATAACGAAGCGCCAGATGTCATCAACATTTATCCACAAAATGCGGACTTCAAAGCATACGCAGCGGATGGTCGTTTCCTAGAAATTGGAGATGATGCAGGTCTCAGTCATCTAAAAGATGGTGCTGTAACGCCATATCTTGTTAATGAAAAAAATTACACCCTTCCTTTGACAGCAAATGCCTATGGTATTTACTATAATAAGGATAAGTTCAAAGAATTGGGGCTCGAAGTTCCAACTACCTATGCAGAATTTGTGGCTTTGGTAGACAAAATCAAGGCTGATGGCAGTGCAGCACCGTTTGCTCTTTCATTGAACGATGCTTGGTCATTGAACGGCTACCATCAGTTAGCTTGGGTAACTGTTGCGGGTGGATTTGATGGTGCAGAAGATATTCTGATTCGTAGTGCAAAGGGAGCGATTCAAGATGATGCGACAACAAAAGCAGTTTTAGAACGCTTACAATTGTTGAAAGACAATGGACAAAAAGGGGCAACAGGCGCGCTCTATGCAGATGCGGTGGCAGCCTTTGCAGCAGGTGATGCTCTCATGCTTCCACAAGGTACATGGGCAGCTACAGCTGTAAACCAACAAGAACCAGAATTTGAATATGGTATGTTTACCTTCCCTGGCGATAAAGAAGGTGGCGACTATACCATCGGTGCAGCTGACCTTGCTCTATCTATTTCAGCAGATACAGAGCACCCAGAAGAGTCTAAAAAATTCCTAGAATACCTTTCTCGTCCAGAAGTTATCCAGAAATACTATGATGTAGATGGCTCACCAACTTCAGTTGAAGGTGTAGATACAGAAGGTAAGTTTGAAGAAACTGCTGGAGTGACACAATATGCCTTCACTGACAAACACGTAGTTTGGTTGCAATCTGAATGGGAATCAGAAGATGAGTTCTGGAATATCACTGTTGAAATGGTTAAAAATCCAAACTCAGCAGAATTAGTGAAAAAACTGAATGCATTCTTTGATCCGATGAAAAAATAA
- the gtfA gene encoding sucrose phosphorylase, which produces MKIKNQAMLITYSDSLGKNLKDLKKVLEGPLKDVVGGIHILPFFPSSGDRGFAPMDYTKVDPAFGDWSDIEALSKDYYLMFDFMINHISAKSPYFLDFLEKKDESAYADLFIRYKNFWPNGEPTQEDVDLIYKRKPRAPYRIATFADGSEEKVWCTFDEQQIDLDVTTETTRRFIQENLEQLAEHGASIIRLDAFAYANKKIGTNCFFVEPDIWEMLHFPRQLLAPKDVEILPEIHEHYTIQQKIAEQDYYVYDFALPMLVLHALYSGHVNRLVHWMEICPRKQFTTLDTHDGIGVVDVKDLLTDEETEETREALYAQGANVKKIYSTEAYNNLDIYQINCTYYSALGNNDQAYLLARVLQCFAPGIPQIYYVGLLAGENDIELLESSKEGRNINRHYYDLEEIEQEVQRPVVQSLFKLLKFRNTSPAFDGEFSVKMLDETSMEIFWNNQDAGVTARLTANLKEKSFEIVEIEEGKITTIEL; this is translated from the coding sequence ATGAAAATTAAAAACCAAGCTATGTTGATTACCTATTCTGATAGTTTAGGCAAGAATCTCAAGGATTTGAAAAAAGTTCTTGAGGGACCATTAAAGGATGTTGTGGGAGGTATTCACATTCTACCATTCTTCCCATCATCAGGTGACCGTGGGTTTGCACCAATGGATTATACAAAGGTAGACCCTGCATTTGGAGATTGGTCAGATATTGAAGCATTGAGTAAGGACTACTATCTGATGTTCGATTTTATGATCAATCATATTTCAGCCAAGTCACCGTATTTCCTTGATTTTCTTGAAAAGAAAGATGAATCAGCTTATGCGGATTTGTTCATTCGCTATAAAAACTTTTGGCCAAATGGTGAGCCAACGCAAGAAGATGTTGATTTGATCTATAAGCGTAAACCTCGTGCGCCATATCGTATTGCAACATTTGCTGATGGTAGCGAGGAGAAGGTATGGTGTACCTTTGATGAGCAGCAGATTGATTTAGATGTGACAACGGAGACAACCCGTCGTTTCATCCAAGAAAATTTGGAACAGTTGGCAGAGCATGGTGCTTCGATCATTCGTTTGGACGCCTTTGCTTATGCCAATAAAAAAATAGGAACCAATTGTTTCTTTGTGGAGCCTGATATTTGGGAAATGCTACATTTTCCACGTCAGTTATTGGCGCCAAAAGATGTAGAAATCTTACCAGAAATTCATGAACACTATACCATTCAGCAGAAAATTGCCGAGCAAGATTATTATGTTTATGATTTTGCCTTGCCAATGCTGGTTCTCCACGCTTTGTATTCTGGTCATGTCAATCGCCTGGTGCACTGGATGGAGATTTGCCCTCGCAAGCAATTTACAACTCTTGATACACATGATGGAATCGGTGTTGTGGATGTTAAGGATTTGCTGACGGATGAAGAGACAGAGGAGACACGTGAAGCCTTGTATGCACAAGGTGCCAATGTCAAGAAAATTTATAGTACAGAAGCCTACAATAATTTGGATATTTATCAGATTAACTGTACTTATTATTCTGCCCTTGGCAATAACGATCAAGCTTACCTATTAGCGCGTGTTCTTCAATGTTTTGCACCAGGTATCCCACAGATTTACTATGTTGGTTTACTTGCAGGTGAAAATGATATTGAACTTTTGGAATCAAGCAAGGAAGGCCGCAATATCAATCGCCATTACTATGATTTAGAAGAAATTGAGCAGGAAGTACAACGTCCTGTGGTACAATCCTTGTTCAAACTCCTTAAATTCCGCAATACAAGTCCAGCTTTCGACGGAGAGTTCTCTGTTAAGATGTTGGATGAAACAAGTATGGAAATTTTCTGGAATAATCAAGATGCAGGGGTAACTGCCCGCCTAACAGCGAATCTAAAAGAAAAATCCTTTGAGATTGTTGAAATAGAAGAGGGCAAAATTACCACAATTGAGTTATAA
- a CDS encoding carbohydrate ABC transporter permease, with protein MNTQKQKNWWVYLVLFSGILFMFIPLLVTIISSFKPTKEITSNFFGLPENFTLNNYERLFNDGIVQYFGNSALITIVAVGLILLVIPMAAFAVARQMKRQTVFNFIYFFLIIGIFVPFQVIMLPMTKLMSSLGLNNIVGLIILYLTYAVPQALFLYVGYIKTIVPEEMDEAAAIDGCDKFTMYWKIIFPLMKPMHATVLIINALWVWNDFLLPLLVLNRDQSMWTLPLFQYNYQGMYFSDYGPSFASYVVGIIPILLVYLIFQKHIISGMTSGSVK; from the coding sequence ATGAATACTCAAAAACAGAAAAATTGGTGGGTCTATCTCGTGCTCTTCAGCGGTATTCTCTTCATGTTTATTCCGCTACTTGTGACGATTATAAGTTCATTCAAACCAACCAAGGAAATCACGAGCAACTTCTTTGGTCTTCCTGAAAATTTCACCTTAAATAACTACGAACGCCTGTTTAATGATGGGATTGTACAATATTTTGGCAATTCTGCCTTGATTACAATTGTAGCTGTTGGCTTGATTCTACTTGTTATTCCAATGGCAGCTTTCGCAGTAGCCCGTCAAATGAAACGCCAGACAGTGTTTAACTTTATCTACTTTTTCTTGATTATTGGGATTTTTGTACCTTTCCAAGTGATTATGCTCCCAATGACCAAATTAATGTCAAGCCTTGGTTTGAACAATATTGTCGGTTTGATTATTCTATATTTGACCTATGCAGTTCCTCAGGCCCTCTTCCTCTACGTCGGTTATATTAAGACCATTGTTCCTGAAGAAATGGATGAGGCTGCAGCTATTGATGGCTGTGATAAATTTACTATGTACTGGAAAATCATTTTCCCGCTCATGAAACCCATGCACGCAACCGTTTTGATTATCAATGCCCTCTGGGTCTGGAATGATTTTCTCTTACCGCTCTTGGTTTTGAATCGTGATCAAAGCATGTGGACGTTACCTCTTTTCCAATACAATTACCAAGGCATGTATTTCAGTGATTATGGACCATCATTTGCTTCATATGTTGTGGGAATTATCCCAATCCTACTTGTCTACCTCATCTTCCAAAAACATATTATTTCAGGTATGACAAGTGGTTCTGTCAAATAA